The Methylorubrum populi genome contains a region encoding:
- a CDS encoding alpha/beta hydrolase yields the protein MRVPPILALCLAPLLLLPAAPGRTEEQPTPLGIGLEGFAYPFPVRFLPLGRDGEAQRLAYMDVPPADNANGRTVLLLHGRNFPSSYWEPVIRALSNAGYRVVVPDQLGFGKSSKPVGAFTFDRMAADTLALADGLKIQRFDVVAHSMGGMLAVRLARNAPQRVNSLVLEAPIGLEDYRFTVPPVSDETLMTREADLGAEAYRKQLVTSYALSIPAAAIEPFVSIRERVKGSGEYPRWLRSFVNSYQMIWGQPVVHEIPLVRAPTLFVMGANDHNAPGKGFAPAELRSGMGDNTGHARALAGRMPNGRAEVINNVGHLVHMEATEMFNTLTLEFLNTH from the coding sequence ATGCGCGTCCCCCCGATCCTCGCGCTGTGCCTCGCACCCCTGCTCCTGCTGCCGGCCGCTCCGGGCCGCACCGAGGAACAGCCGACGCCGCTCGGTATCGGCCTCGAAGGGTTCGCCTATCCCTTCCCGGTGCGCTTCCTCCCGCTCGGCCGCGACGGCGAGGCTCAGCGCCTCGCCTACATGGACGTGCCGCCCGCCGACAACGCCAACGGCCGCACGGTGCTGCTGCTGCACGGGCGCAACTTCCCTTCGAGCTACTGGGAGCCGGTGATCCGCGCCCTCTCGAACGCGGGCTACCGGGTGGTGGTCCCCGATCAGCTCGGCTTCGGCAAGTCCTCGAAACCGGTCGGCGCCTTCACCTTCGACCGGATGGCCGCCGACACCCTGGCGCTCGCCGACGGCCTGAAGATCCAGCGCTTCGACGTGGTGGCCCATTCCATGGGCGGCATGCTCGCGGTGCGCCTCGCCCGCAACGCCCCGCAGCGGGTCAACAGCCTCGTGCTGGAGGCGCCGATCGGGCTCGAGGATTACCGCTTCACCGTGCCGCCGGTCTCCGACGAGACGCTGATGACGCGCGAGGCGGACCTCGGCGCAGAGGCCTATCGCAAGCAGCTCGTGACGAGCTACGCGCTCTCGATTCCCGCTGCGGCGATCGAGCCGTTCGTGTCGATCCGGGAGCGGGTGAAGGGGTCGGGCGAGTATCCGCGCTGGCTCAGGTCCTTCGTGAATTCCTACCAGATGATCTGGGGCCAGCCGGTGGTCCACGAGATCCCGCTCGTCAGGGCGCCGACCCTGTTCGTCATGGGCGCCAACGACCACAACGCGCCGGGCAAGGGCTTCGCGCCGGCCGAGCTGCGCTCCGGCATGGGCGACAACACCGGCCATGCCCGGGCGCTGGCCGGCCGGATGCCGAACGGACGCGCCGAGGTGATCAACAATGTCGGCCACCTCGTCCACATGGAGGCGACCGAGATGTTCAACACCCTGACGCTGGAATTCCTCAACACGCATTGA
- a CDS encoding NAD(P)-dependent oxidoreductase, protein MDVGFIGLGRMGRAMAARLVAAGHRVRVWNRSAEAAKAVEGAEPVGSAAEAFSGDAVITMLADDAALRAVTVEGGLLDSGQRPGVHVGMSTISVALAKELAAIHGRAGVPYVSAPVFGRPDAAEKGALNIIAAGDDGAVAKVQPLFDAMGSKTWRFGAEPERANAVKLAGNFMLVSAIEAMGEAAAFAEGHGIPGAEVLEMLTGTLFASPVYRNYGAMIMEGRYEPPGFTMRLGLKDVRLALAASEAVNVPMPFASVLRDNLLDAIAHGDGDKDFAGLATVAARRSGR, encoded by the coding sequence ATGGATGTCGGTTTCATCGGGCTCGGCCGCATGGGCCGGGCGATGGCGGCGCGGCTCGTCGCGGCGGGCCACCGGGTGCGGGTCTGGAACCGCTCGGCCGAAGCGGCGAAGGCGGTCGAGGGCGCCGAGCCCGTGGGCAGCGCGGCCGAGGCCTTTTCCGGGGATGCCGTGATCACCATGCTCGCCGACGATGCGGCCCTGCGCGCCGTCACCGTCGAGGGCGGCCTGCTCGATTCCGGGCAGCGCCCCGGCGTCCATGTCGGCATGTCGACGATCTCGGTGGCGCTCGCCAAGGAACTGGCGGCAATCCACGGGCGGGCCGGCGTGCCATACGTCTCCGCTCCGGTCTTCGGCCGGCCGGACGCCGCGGAAAAGGGGGCGCTCAACATCATCGCCGCGGGCGACGACGGCGCCGTGGCGAAGGTGCAGCCGCTGTTCGACGCCATGGGCAGCAAGACCTGGCGTTTCGGCGCCGAGCCCGAGCGGGCGAACGCCGTCAAGCTCGCGGGCAACTTCATGCTCGTCTCGGCCATCGAGGCCATGGGCGAGGCGGCGGCCTTCGCCGAAGGCCACGGCATTCCCGGGGCCGAGGTGCTGGAGATGCTCACCGGCACCCTGTTCGCCTCGCCGGTCTACAGGAACTACGGCGCGATGATCATGGAGGGGCGCTACGAGCCGCCGGGCTTCACCATGCGGCTCGGCCTGAAGGACGTTCGTCTCGCGCTGGCCGCCAGCGAGGCCGTCAACGTGCCGATGCCGTTCGCCAGCGTCCTGCGCGACAACCTCCTCGACGCCATCGCCCACGGCGACGGCGACAAGGACTTTGCGGGACTCGCCACGGTGGCCGCCCGGCGCAGCGGGCGCTGA
- a CDS encoding glutathione S-transferase N-terminal domain-containing protein, with the protein MIDLHYWPTPNGHKVTLFLEEAGLPYTVHPVDIGKGAQFAPAFLKIAPNNRMPAIVDHEPADGGAPVSLFESGAILLYLAEKTGRFLPADLRGRAETLQWLFWQMGGLGPMLGQNHHFSQYAPERIPYAIERYVKETNRLYGVLDRRLADRAFVAGADYTIADMAAYPWIVPWEKQGQRLDEHPNLKRWFEAIAARPATKAAYAHAAEVNPTHGQPMSEDAKKVMFGQTAANTRR; encoded by the coding sequence ATGATCGATCTGCACTACTGGCCGACCCCGAACGGCCACAAGGTGACGCTGTTTCTGGAAGAGGCAGGCCTGCCCTACACGGTCCATCCGGTGGATATCGGCAAGGGCGCGCAGTTCGCCCCCGCCTTCCTGAAGATCGCGCCGAACAACCGCATGCCGGCCATCGTCGACCACGAGCCCGCCGACGGCGGCGCGCCGGTCTCGCTGTTCGAGTCGGGGGCGATCCTGCTCTACCTCGCGGAGAAGACCGGGCGTTTCCTGCCCGCCGACCTGCGCGGCCGGGCCGAGACCCTGCAATGGCTGTTCTGGCAGATGGGCGGGCTCGGGCCGATGCTCGGCCAGAACCACCATTTCTCGCAATACGCGCCGGAGAGGATCCCCTACGCCATCGAGCGCTACGTCAAGGAGACGAACCGCCTCTACGGCGTGCTCGACCGGCGGCTCGCGGACCGGGCCTTCGTCGCCGGCGCCGACTACACCATCGCCGACATGGCGGCCTATCCCTGGATCGTGCCGTGGGAGAAGCAGGGCCAGCGCCTCGACGAGCATCCGAACCTGAAGCGCTGGTTCGAGGCGATCGCCGCGCGCCCCGCCACCAAGGCGGCTTATGCCCACGCCGCCGAGGTCAACCCGACCCACGGCCAGCCGATGAGCGAGGACGCGAAGAAGGTGATGTTCGGCCAGACCGCGGCGAACACCAGGCGGTAG
- a CDS encoding ETC complex I subunit yields the protein MSSARIYRPAKDPSQSGLARTKQWVLEFDQTAPRETDPLMGWTGSSDMLQQVRLEFDTAEEAVAYARSAGIAYRVEETPPPIARKGLSYSDNFKFNRTAPWTH from the coding sequence ATGTCGAGCGCCCGCATCTACCGTCCCGCCAAGGATCCCTCGCAGTCCGGGCTCGCCCGCACCAAGCAGTGGGTTCTGGAGTTCGACCAGACCGCCCCGCGCGAGACCGACCCGCTGATGGGCTGGACCGGCTCCTCCGACATGCTGCAGCAGGTGCGGCTCGAATTCGACACCGCCGAGGAGGCGGTCGCCTACGCCCGATCCGCCGGCATCGCCTATCGCGTCGAGGAAACACCTCCCCCGATCGCGCGCAAGGGCCTGTCCTACTCCGACAATTTCAAGTTCAACCGCACGGCGCCCTGGACGCATTGA
- a CDS encoding SPFH domain-containing protein, which produces MAGPATEARATQDVPYRALNGWLALGLAIPCLGLGALAFLGGGVLMLGRGSVGPAFLLAAAVALVAGIVLLAGLITLKPRQAAVLTLFGRYHGTIARDGFWWRNPLTAVAKVSLATEAQETKIITVNDLMGNPITIAAAAIWRVQDAARATFDVGSYRDFVALQAEAALRNIASTRPYDHEEAENLGQEAGDAKRRLAEKAARVASLRADRDAIHGDLIAELGARAAVSGVVVEDVRLTHLAYAPEIAGAMLKRQQAGAIIAARRQIVEGAVAIVRDTIARLERPEDGHPGIAFDDQGRASMAQNMLIMIVGDREATPVVSLGKG; this is translated from the coding sequence ATGGCGGGACCGGCAACCGAAGCGCGGGCGACGCAGGACGTGCCCTATCGCGCGCTCAACGGCTGGCTGGCGCTCGGCCTCGCCATCCCCTGTCTCGGCCTGGGTGCCCTGGCCTTCCTCGGCGGCGGCGTGCTGATGCTCGGCCGCGGCAGCGTCGGCCCCGCCTTCCTGCTGGCGGCGGCGGTGGCGCTCGTCGCCGGCATCGTGCTGCTCGCCGGGCTGATCACCCTGAAACCGCGGCAGGCCGCCGTGCTGACCCTGTTCGGGCGCTATCACGGCACCATCGCCCGGGACGGATTCTGGTGGCGCAACCCGCTCACCGCCGTCGCCAAGGTTTCCCTCGCCACGGAAGCGCAGGAGACCAAGATCATCACCGTCAACGACCTGATGGGCAACCCGATCACCATCGCGGCGGCCGCGATCTGGCGGGTGCAGGACGCGGCGCGCGCCACCTTCGACGTCGGCAGCTACCGCGACTTCGTCGCGCTCCAGGCGGAGGCGGCCCTGCGCAACATCGCCTCGACCCGGCCCTACGACCACGAGGAGGCCGAGAATCTCGGCCAGGAGGCGGGCGACGCCAAGCGACGGCTGGCCGAGAAGGCCGCCCGCGTCGCCTCGCTCCGGGCCGACCGCGACGCGATCCACGGCGACCTGATCGCCGAACTGGGCGCGCGGGCCGCGGTGTCCGGCGTGGTGGTGGAGGACGTGCGGCTCACCCATCTCGCCTACGCGCCGGAGATCGCGGGCGCGATGCTCAAGCGCCAGCAGGCCGGCGCCATCATCGCCGCCCGCCGCCAGATCGTGGAGGGCGCGGTGGCGATCGTGCGCGACACCATCGCCCGGCTGGAACGGCCCGAGGACGGCCATCCCGGCATCGCCTTCGACGACCAGGGCCGCGCCAGCATGGCGCAGAACATGCTGATCATGATCGTCGGCGACCGGGAGGCGACGCCGGTGGTGAGCCTGGGGAAGGGGTGA
- a CDS encoding LLM class flavin-dependent oxidoreductase produces the protein MSEPAKKLHLGAFMRPVGIHTAWWRYPGGFPDANFNLDHLVRFIRTLEAAKFDAFFMADHLAVMNMPMEALKRSATVTSFDPLTLLPALAMVTERIGLIATASTTYNEPYHVARKFASLDHISKGRAGWNLVTSGNPDEALNFGRDAHLDHATRYARAREFFEVVTGLWDSWADDAFLRDVEAGLFFDPDRLRTLNHKGEFLKVKGPLNVARPVQGWPAIVQAGASEAGRQIAAETAEMVFGSASSLEAGQRFYADVKGRMETAGRPRDALKILPGAFVVVGGTEEEARTKKARLDALVPVESGLANLSVRLGTDASGFDLDAPLPEIPESNASKSGQAQIVDYARRTGATVRELARRVGGYGGLTFVGTPEQIADRMQEWRQGEACDGFNVMFPFVPEGLDDFCGGVVPELQRRGLFRTEYEGITLREHLGLARPDNRFFA, from the coding sequence GTGAGCGAACCCGCGAAAAAACTCCATCTGGGCGCCTTCATGCGCCCGGTCGGCATCCACACCGCGTGGTGGCGCTATCCCGGCGGCTTCCCGGACGCGAACTTCAACCTCGACCACCTCGTGCGCTTCATTCGGACGCTGGAGGCGGCCAAGTTCGACGCCTTCTTCATGGCCGACCATCTCGCGGTGATGAACATGCCGATGGAAGCGCTGAAGCGCTCGGCCACCGTCACCTCGTTCGACCCGCTGACGCTGCTGCCGGCGCTCGCCATGGTGACCGAGCGGATCGGACTGATCGCCACCGCCTCCACCACCTACAACGAGCCCTACCACGTCGCCCGCAAGTTCGCCTCGCTCGACCACATCTCGAAGGGCCGCGCCGGCTGGAACCTCGTGACCTCCGGCAATCCCGACGAGGCGCTGAACTTCGGCCGCGACGCCCATCTCGACCACGCCACCCGCTACGCACGGGCGCGCGAGTTCTTCGAGGTCGTGACGGGCCTGTGGGATTCCTGGGCCGACGACGCGTTCCTGCGCGATGTCGAAGCCGGGCTGTTCTTCGATCCGGACAGGCTCCGCACCCTGAACCACAAGGGCGAATTCCTGAAGGTGAAGGGGCCGCTCAACGTGGCGCGACCGGTCCAGGGCTGGCCGGCGATCGTGCAGGCGGGCGCCTCCGAGGCCGGCCGCCAGATCGCGGCCGAGACCGCCGAGATGGTGTTCGGCTCGGCCTCCTCGCTGGAGGCCGGCCAAAGGTTCTACGCCGACGTGAAGGGCCGGATGGAGACGGCCGGCCGCCCTCGCGATGCCCTCAAGATCCTGCCCGGGGCCTTCGTCGTGGTCGGCGGCACGGAAGAGGAGGCCAGGACGAAGAAGGCGCGGCTCGACGCGCTGGTGCCGGTGGAGAGCGGGCTCGCCAACCTCTCGGTCCGGCTCGGCACCGACGCTTCCGGCTTCGACCTCGATGCGCCCTTGCCCGAGATCCCGGAATCGAATGCCAGCAAGAGCGGGCAGGCCCAGATCGTCGATTATGCCCGCCGCACCGGCGCCACCGTGCGCGAACTCGCCCGCCGCGTCGGCGGCTATGGCGGGCTCACCTTCGTCGGGACGCCCGAGCAGATCGCCGACCGGATGCAGGAATGGCGGCAGGGCGAGGCGTGCGACGGCTTCAACGTCATGTTCCCCTTCGTGCCCGAGGGGCTGGACGATTTCTGCGGCGGCGTCGTCCCGGAACTGCAGCGCCGCGGCCTGTTCCGCACGGAGTACGAGGGCATCACCCTGCGCGAGCATCTCGGGCTCGCACGGCCGGACAACCGGTTCTTCGCGTGA
- a CDS encoding tetratricopeptide repeat protein, which translates to MFGYAARRSATALALLLLASTGLGTLPAAAAQPRESSPLSEYEPAESLEGNFLSAYIAGASKDTAAAASFYREAVKGDPRNAELLERAFVSLLADGAMTDAFRAAERLATRESSNGLAQLALGVRQLKAGQYGPARQSFSRSGRGAAADLTGTLLTAWAYAGAGDGKRAYETLNRLRGERYFNVFRDYHAGLIASVIGDRGEAERKLKAAYDADHNTLRIVDGYARFEAGIGRTDLAIDAYSEFEKVMPRHPLVVDALDKLKAGKPLSPLVSSAQEGAAEVLYGLGSAGSTQGDELPAVVYLRLALYLAPEHAVARLTLADTLDRMKQAERSNEAYAQIPASSPLKLNADIQIGLNLEQMGRGEEALQHLDAVLKAHPDDIDVISALGNVQRSRKKFAEATETYSRAIKLIESGKEASNWTLFYFRGTAYERAGEWQKAEADLKKALTLVPPTQPNAKAQVLNYLAYSWVDRNMNIDESFTMLKQAVDLSPRDGMIIDSLGWAYFRLGRWDDAVRELEKAVELKPGDPTINDHLGDAYWRTGRRLEGKFQWQHAKDLNPEPDDLAKINAKLKDGLPEPDKPTATAENPPAPAEAVPAPVAAPHNPDNPELPKGAPAPSEPPGAADKKPRN; encoded by the coding sequence ATGTTCGGATACGCCGCCCGCCGGAGCGCCACCGCGCTCGCCCTGCTGCTGCTCGCTTCGACCGGCCTCGGTACGCTGCCGGCTGCGGCCGCGCAGCCGCGGGAATCCTCGCCGCTCTCCGAGTACGAGCCGGCGGAATCGCTCGAAGGCAACTTCCTCTCGGCCTACATCGCGGGCGCCTCGAAGGACACGGCCGCCGCCGCGAGCTTCTACCGCGAGGCGGTGAAGGGCGATCCGCGCAACGCCGAACTCCTGGAGCGCGCCTTCGTCTCGCTGCTCGCCGACGGCGCCATGACCGACGCCTTCCGTGCCGCCGAGCGGCTGGCCACCCGCGAAAGCTCGAACGGCCTCGCCCAGCTCGCCCTCGGCGTGCGCCAGCTCAAGGCCGGCCAGTACGGCCCCGCCCGCCAGAGCTTCAGCCGCAGCGGCCGGGGCGCCGCCGCCGACCTCACCGGGACGCTGCTGACCGCCTGGGCCTATGCCGGCGCCGGCGACGGCAAGCGCGCCTACGAGACGCTGAACCGCCTGCGCGGCGAGCGCTACTTCAACGTCTTCCGCGACTACCACGCCGGCCTGATCGCCTCCGTCATCGGCGACCGCGGCGAAGCGGAGCGCAAGCTGAAGGCGGCCTACGACGCCGACCACAACACCCTGCGCATCGTCGACGGCTACGCCCGGTTCGAGGCCGGCATCGGCCGCACCGACCTCGCCATCGACGCCTACAGCGAGTTCGAGAAGGTGATGCCGCGCCATCCCCTGGTGGTGGACGCCCTCGACAAGCTGAAGGCCGGCAAGCCGCTCTCGCCGCTGGTTTCTTCTGCCCAGGAAGGCGCGGCGGAGGTGCTCTACGGGCTCGGCTCGGCGGGCTCGACGCAGGGCGACGAACTGCCGGCGGTCGTCTACCTGCGGCTCGCGCTCTACCTCGCCCCCGAACACGCCGTCGCCCGGCTGACGCTGGCCGACACCCTCGACCGGATGAAGCAGGCCGAGCGCTCGAACGAGGCCTACGCCCAGATCCCGGCCTCCTCCCCGCTCAAGCTCAACGCCGACATCCAGATCGGCCTGAACCTCGAACAGATGGGCCGGGGCGAGGAGGCGCTGCAGCACCTCGACGCGGTGCTCAAGGCGCATCCCGACGACATCGACGTGATCTCGGCGCTCGGCAACGTGCAGCGCTCGCGGAAAAAATTCGCCGAGGCCACCGAGACCTACAGCCGCGCGATCAAGCTGATCGAGTCGGGCAAGGAAGCCAGCAACTGGACGCTGTTCTACTTCCGCGGCACCGCCTACGAGCGGGCCGGCGAGTGGCAGAAGGCCGAGGCCGACCTGAAGAAGGCGCTCACCCTGGTGCCGCCGACCCAGCCGAACGCCAAGGCGCAGGTGCTGAACTACCTCGCCTATTCCTGGGTCGACCGGAACATGAACATCGACGAGAGCTTCACCATGCTGAAGCAGGCCGTCGATCTCTCGCCTCGCGACGGCATGATCATCGACAGCCTCGGCTGGGCCTATTTCCGCCTCGGCCGCTGGGACGATGCGGTGCGCGAACTGGAGAAGGCGGTCGAGCTGAAGCCGGGCGATCCCACCATCAACGACCATCTGGGCGATGCCTACTGGCGCACCGGCCGGCGGCTCGAGGGCAAGTTCCAGTGGCAGCACGCCAAGGACCTGAACCCCGAGCCCGACGATCTCGCCAAGATCAACGCCAAGCTCAAGGACGGCCTGCCCGAGCCGGACAAGCCGACGGCGACCGCCGAGAACCCGCCCGCCCCGGCCGAGGCCGTGCCGGCCCCCGTGGCGGCGCCGCACAATCCGGACAACCCCGAACTGCCGAAGGGCGCGCCCGCCCCGAGCGAGCCGCCGGGGGCTGCGGACAAGAAGCCGAGGAACTAG